In the genome of Mugil cephalus isolate CIBA_MC_2020 chromosome 21, CIBA_Mcephalus_1.1, whole genome shotgun sequence, one region contains:
- the LOC124999293 gene encoding uncharacterized protein LOC124999293 has protein sequence MVEFRWIQMSLFLILMLQFPATTGQYSSVTMRLGHDVTLSCGNVINGQKNCDSTSWLYRHSPQIASVELVNLGQIRSKPDRLRVTTNCSLVIKKVTYDDVGRYTCRQFISGRQQGEDIYVYLSIINMTEHEDNKTLTLFCSVLDYDACRYTVEWLYEGKEEISDMQISPPSCSDPVTFTSSHLNRSNYELLKCKVTDVYTNEVQLFTFSPQSSEQNPEAKTHCSYLLRSIIVSVGLAALLISVVTVNMWIKTKGENIHR, from the exons aTGGTTGAATTCAGATGGattcaaatgtctttattcCTGATCCTGATGCTTCAGTTTCCAG caacaactggaCAGTATTCATCTGTCACTATGAGACTTGGACATGATGTCACTTTGTCTTGTGGAAATGTGATCAATGGACAGAAGAACTGCGACAGTACTAGCTGGTTGTACAGGCATTCACCACAAATTGCATCAGTAGAGCTGGTTAATCTTGGACAGATCAGATCTaaaccagacagactgagagttACAACAAACTGTTCTCTGGTTATAAAGAAGGTCACATATGATGATGTTGGTCGTTACACCTGCAGACAGTTCATATCAGGACGACAACAAGGAGAAGATATTTACGTTTATCTGTCTATTATTAACA tgACTGAACATGAGGACAATAAAACACTCACCttgttctgctctgtgttgGATTATGATGCATGTAGATACACAGTGGAGTGGCTGTATGAGGGTAAAGAGGAAATATCAGACATGCAGATATCACCACCTTCCTGCTCTGACCCtgtgacatttacatcatcTCACCTAAATCGGAGCAATTATGAGTTATTAAAGTGTAAAGTGACAGATGTTTACACTAATGAAGTTCAGCTGTTTACCTTCAGCCCTCAGTCCTCAG AACAAAACCCTGAAGCCAAAACACATTGTTCTTATTTGTTGAGATCCATCATTGTGTCTGTGGGTTTAGCAGCACTCTTAATATCTGTTGTTACAGTCAACATGTGGATTAAAACTAAAggtgagaacattcacagatgA
- the LOC124999289 gene encoding uncharacterized protein LOC124999289, with protein sequence MVEFRWIQMSLFVILMLQFPATTGQYSSVTMRLGHDVTLSCANVTDGQKNCDSTSWIFTHSQGTAVELVDHGQIRSKPDRLRVTTNCSLVIKKVTYDDVGRYTCRQFISGRQQGEDFLVDLSVITMTEHEDNDTLTFFCSVLDYHPCIHTVEWLYEGKEEISDMKISPPSCSDPVKFISSHLNQSIYELLKCKVTHFYTKKVQLFTFTPQSSEQNSEAKTHSHSSHLLRSIIASVGLAALLISVVTVNMWIKNKGNKTQMENTVQNDGGEGSVIYENSGDPSAIVRLH encoded by the exons ATGGTTGAATTCAGATGGattcaaatgtctttattcGTGATCCTGATGCTTCAGTTTCCAG caacaactggaCAATATTCATCTGTCACTATGAGACTTGGACATGATGTCACTTTGTCTTGTGCAAATGtgacagatggacagaagaactgCGACAGTACTAGCTGGatattcactcattcacaaGGAACAGCAGTAGAGCTGGTTGATCATGGACAGATCAGATCTAAACCAGACAGACTAAGAGTTACAACAAACTGTTCTCTGGTTATAAAGAAGGTCACATATGATGATGTTGGTCGTTACACCTGCAGACAGTTCATATCAGGACGACAACAAGGAGAAGACTTTCTGGTTGATTTGTCTGTTATTACCA tgACTGAACATGAGGACAATGACACACTCACctttttctgctctgtgttggaTTATCATCCATGTATTCACACAGTGGAGTGGCTGTATGAGGGTAAAGAGGAAATATCAGACATGAAGATATCACCACCTTCCTGCTCTGACCCTGTGAAATTTATATCATCTCACCTTAATCAGAGCATTTATGAGTTATTGAAGTGTAAAGTGACACATTTTTACACTAAGAAAGTTCAGCTGTTTACCTTCACTCCTCAGTCCTCAG AACAAAACTCTGAAgccaaaacacattcacattcttccCATTTGTTGAGATCCATCATTGCGTCTGTGGGTTTAGCAGCACTCTTAATATCTGTTGTTACAGTCAACAtgtggattaaaaataaag ggAACAAGACACAGATGGAAAACACT GTGCAGAATGATGGAGGTGAAGGTTCAGTGATCTATGAAAACTCTGGAGACCCTTCTGCTATAGTCAGACTCCACTGA
- the LOC124999287 gene encoding uncharacterized protein LOC124999287 isoform X1 encodes MVEFRWIQMSLFLILMLQFPATTGQPSSVTARFGHDVTLSCGNVIDGQKNCDGTSWTYMDSIEEETVVLVEFGEIRSKPDRLRVTTNCSLVIKKVTDDGVGLYTCRKFKSGRQQGAGIRVSLSVMNMTEREDNDKVIWSCSVLDYYPCSHTVEWLYEDEEEIPDMQISPGPCSDTVTFPSSHLNQSIYELLKCKVTNIYTDGVQLFTFSPQSSGEDATTKSPPTKTTQGGHATTKSPPTKKTQEQHPEAKTHSHSSHLLISIIVSVGLAALLIAVVAVLMWIKSKENKAQMEENAVLNDEGEGSMMYENPGVPSAIVRLH; translated from the exons aTGGTTGAATTCAGATGGattcaaatgtctttattcCTGATCCTGATGCTTCAGTTTCCAG caacaactggaCAACCTTCATCTGTCACTGCCAGATTTGGACATGATGTCACTTTGTCTTGTGGAAATGTGATagatggacagaagaactgTGACGGTACTAGCTGGACGTACATGGattcaatagaagaagaaacagtagTTCTGGTTGAATTTGGAGAGATCAGATCTaaaccagacagactgagagttACAACAAACTGTTCTCTAGTTATAAAGAAGGTCACAGATGATGGTGTTGGTCTTTACACCTGCAGAAAGTTCAAATCAGGACGACAACAAGGAGCAGGGATTAGGGTTAGTCTGTCTGTCATGAACA tgACTGAACGTGAGGACAATGACAAAGTCATCTGGTCCTGCTCTGTGTTGGATTATTATCCATGTAGTCACACAGTGGAGTGGCTGtatgaggatgaagaggaaataCCAGACATGCAAATATCGCCAGGACCTTGTTCTGACACCGTGACATTTCCATCATCTCACCTTAATCAGAGCATTTATGAGTTATTGAAGTGTAAAGTGACAAATATTTACACTGATGGCGTTCAGCTGTTCACCTTCAGCCCTCAGTCCTCAG GTGAAGATGCAACGACAAAATCaccaccaacaaaaacaacacaag GTGGACATGCAACGACAAAATCaccaccaacaaaaaaaacacaag AACAACACCCTGAAgccaaaacacattcacattcttccCATTTGTTGATCTCCATCATTGTGTCTGTGGGTTTAGCAGCACTCTTAATAGCTGTTGTTGCTGTCCTCATGTGGATTAAAAGTAAAg agAACAAGGCACAGATGGAAGAAAACGCT GTGCTGAatgatgaaggtgaaggttCAATGATGTATGAAAACCCTGGAGTCCCTTCTGCTATAGTCAGACTCCACTGA
- the LOC124999287 gene encoding uncharacterized protein LOC124999287 isoform X2: protein MVEFRWIQMSLFLILMLQFPATTGQPSSVTARFGHDVTLSCGNVIDGQKNCDGTSWTYMDSIEEETVVLVEFGEIRSKPDRLRVTTNCSLVIKKVTDDGVGLYTCRKFKSGRQQGAGIRVSLSVMNMTEREDNDKVIWSCSVLDYYPCSHTVEWLYEDEEEIPDMQISPGPCSDTVTFPSSHLNQSIYELLKCKVTNIYTDGVQLFTFSPQSSGEDATTKSPPTKTTQEQHPEAKTHSHSSHLLISIIVSVGLAALLIAVVAVLMWIKSKENKAQMEENAVLNDEGEGSMMYENPGVPSAIVRLH, encoded by the exons aTGGTTGAATTCAGATGGattcaaatgtctttattcCTGATCCTGATGCTTCAGTTTCCAG caacaactggaCAACCTTCATCTGTCACTGCCAGATTTGGACATGATGTCACTTTGTCTTGTGGAAATGTGATagatggacagaagaactgTGACGGTACTAGCTGGACGTACATGGattcaatagaagaagaaacagtagTTCTGGTTGAATTTGGAGAGATCAGATCTaaaccagacagactgagagttACAACAAACTGTTCTCTAGTTATAAAGAAGGTCACAGATGATGGTGTTGGTCTTTACACCTGCAGAAAGTTCAAATCAGGACGACAACAAGGAGCAGGGATTAGGGTTAGTCTGTCTGTCATGAACA tgACTGAACGTGAGGACAATGACAAAGTCATCTGGTCCTGCTCTGTGTTGGATTATTATCCATGTAGTCACACAGTGGAGTGGCTGtatgaggatgaagaggaaataCCAGACATGCAAATATCGCCAGGACCTTGTTCTGACACCGTGACATTTCCATCATCTCACCTTAATCAGAGCATTTATGAGTTATTGAAGTGTAAAGTGACAAATATTTACACTGATGGCGTTCAGCTGTTCACCTTCAGCCCTCAGTCCTCAG GTGAAGATGCAACGACAAAATCaccaccaacaaaaacaacacaag AACAACACCCTGAAgccaaaacacattcacattcttccCATTTGTTGATCTCCATCATTGTGTCTGTGGGTTTAGCAGCACTCTTAATAGCTGTTGTTGCTGTCCTCATGTGGATTAAAAGTAAAg agAACAAGGCACAGATGGAAGAAAACGCT GTGCTGAatgatgaaggtgaaggttCAATGATGTATGAAAACCCTGGAGTCCCTTCTGCTATAGTCAGACTCCACTGA